Proteins encoded together in one Peribacillus asahii window:
- a CDS encoding helix-turn-helix domain-containing protein, whose translation MEKKAETYDISFKKKAVDLFHQKKNYAAVSRELNTHRKNIQRWVKQFSEDGMVGLREKRGRKSGSSRVSSSTFENTQQKIKRLEAENELLKKLLKM comes from the coding sequence ATGGAGAAAAAAGCAGAGACTTATGATATATCATTCAAGAAAAAAGCAGTGGATTTATTTCATCAAAAGAAGAATTATGCAGCCGTTTCCAGAGAATTAAACACTCATCGAAAAAACATACAACGATGGGTTAAACAGTTTAGTGAAGATGGGATGGTTGGTCTTAGAGAAAAACGTGGCAGAAAAAGTGGGTCTAGTAGAGTCTCTTCATCTACCTTTGAAAATACCCAACAGAAAATAAAGCGATTAGAAGCTGAGAATGAACTATTAAAAAAGCTTTTAAAGATGTGA
- a CDS encoding IS3 family transposase, with protein sequence MNLKPSILFPIINDLSKQAHSIQLLCHLAKVSRSGYYKWIKRKALPSEKQIEDEKLKQKIIECHQKYKGIYGYRRIQIWLKRTYDIHINHKKVQRLLSELGIKAIIRKKRIYYGKKEPYLISNNYLNRSFYASRPNEKWVTDITYLIFNGQKLYLSAIKDLYNNEVVAYQISRRNDYKLVLDTLKKAIKGRNVKGLLLHSDQGYQYTSHNYNQLLTRNKMKASMSRKGNCWDNASMENFFSHLKTECFNLHTFKTSQEVRRAIKDYIHFYNHERFQTKLNNLTPIEYRSQAS encoded by the coding sequence ATGAATCTAAAACCTAGTATTCTATTTCCAATCATTAATGATTTATCTAAACAAGCTCACTCTATACAGCTACTTTGTCATCTAGCTAAAGTATCAAGAAGTGGATACTACAAGTGGATAAAGCGTAAAGCATTACCTTCGGAAAAGCAGATAGAGGATGAGAAGCTAAAGCAGAAAATAATAGAATGTCATCAGAAATATAAGGGCATCTATGGCTATAGAAGAATACAAATTTGGTTAAAGAGGACCTATGATATTCATATTAATCACAAAAAAGTTCAACGGTTACTAAGTGAGCTAGGTATTAAAGCAATTATCAGGAAGAAACGAATTTATTACGGTAAGAAAGAACCTTATCTTATCTCGAATAATTATTTAAATAGATCCTTTTACGCTTCTCGCCCTAATGAAAAGTGGGTAACGGATATTACGTACCTCATTTTCAATGGACAGAAACTATACTTGTCTGCCATCAAAGACCTATATAATAACGAAGTTGTTGCGTACCAAATTAGTAGACGTAATGATTATAAACTAGTCTTGGATACTCTTAAAAAAGCCATAAAAGGAAGGAATGTAAAGGGACTCCTTCTCCATAGTGATCAAGGATACCAATACACTTCCCATAACTATAATCAGCTACTCACAAGAAATAAAATGAAAGCTAGTATGTCTAGAAAGGGCAACTGTTGGGATAACGCTAGTATGGAAAATTTCTTTAGTCATTTAAAAACAGAATGTTTTAACCTGCATACTTTTAAAACTTCACAAGAGGTTAGAAGGGCTATTAAAGACTACATTCACTTTTATAACCACGAAAGGTTTCAAACCAAGCTAAACAACCTGACTCCTATCGAATATAGAAGTCAGGCTTCTTAA
- a CDS encoding helix-turn-helix transcriptional regulator — MDWFSLGKRRSKFGKFLDRHELTQQEVVEKSGVSRGTISRLCQVEHENGPTMQNARKVIKALRDLTGKNVDYDDFWSM, encoded by the coding sequence ATGGATTGGTTTTCATTAGGAAAAAGGCGTTCCAAGTTTGGTAAGTTCTTAGATCGTCACGAATTAACGCAACAGGAAGTTGTTGAAAAGAGTGGGGTTAGTCGGGGTACAATCAGCAGATTATGCCAGGTAGAACATGAAAATGGACCAACAATGCAGAATGCCCGAAAGGTTATAAAGGCCTTGCGTGACTTAACAGGAAAAAACGTTGATTATGATGATTTCTGGAGTATGTAA
- a CDS encoding endonuclease MutS2, whose translation MNNMTFEKLQYYELKNKVKNHCVSSLGKELIERLQPSSNIKVVRNRLNETSEARKLLDAEKHLPLTGISNITSHIEKLEKGMVLTPAELLAISDFLRGCRKIKKFMADKEFFAPVLYAYALSMTEFRDIEEDILSAIRGNRVDSGASKELKRIRNQIAKTEEKIEERLNKFLKSRANKEYIQESYISKKDDRFTIPIKASFKNHVAGTIIETSSKGSTVFIEPEAVSKLNVELVSLKSEESVEEYQILATLTGAIHESLHEIGINIECISQYDMIFAKAKYSKSTDAIEPKINNYGYIKLINSKHPLLEGSIVPLDFEIGEDYRSLVITGPNAGGKTVVLKTIGILTLAVMSGFHIMAKQGTEIAIFDYVFVDIGDNQSIENALSTFSSHMKNISEIMSTATNNTLLLFDEIGSGTEPNEGAALAIAILEEFYHMGCITIATTHYGEIKRYSEMHDDFMNAAMLFNSVELKPMYKLLIGKSGESNALWISSRMNIRENVLKRAQLYIENKNYNLEAIKENKIKKPVHEVNQPLEAYHYEIGDRVKLISQDDYAIVFEPRDKFNNIKLFYKGEVLEVNIKRIELDIKATQLYPEGYDINTLFTSYQDRKLQHDLERGSKKALRKVQKEIRNRNQE comes from the coding sequence ATGAATAATATGACCTTTGAAAAATTACAATACTACGAATTAAAAAATAAAGTTAAAAACCATTGCGTCAGCAGTTTAGGTAAAGAGTTAATAGAAAGATTACAGCCAAGCTCGAATATAAAAGTCGTTCGTAATCGTTTAAATGAAACGAGTGAGGCCCGAAAGTTATTGGACGCTGAAAAGCACTTGCCATTAACCGGCATTTCCAATATAACAAGCCATATTGAAAAATTAGAAAAAGGCATGGTATTAACACCAGCAGAATTACTTGCTATTTCTGATTTTTTAAGAGGCTGTAGAAAAATCAAAAAGTTTATGGCGGATAAGGAATTTTTTGCGCCTGTACTTTACGCCTATGCACTTTCTATGACTGAATTTCGAGATATTGAAGAGGATATCTTATCTGCAATTAGAGGAAATCGAGTTGATTCAGGAGCTAGTAAAGAGTTAAAACGAATTAGGAATCAGATAGCTAAAACAGAAGAGAAAATCGAAGAACGTTTGAATAAGTTTTTGAAAAGTAGAGCCAACAAAGAATATATCCAAGAATCTTATATCAGTAAGAAAGATGATCGTTTTACGATTCCAATTAAAGCATCCTTTAAGAATCATGTAGCCGGAACGATTATTGAAACATCCTCTAAAGGATCTACAGTATTCATTGAACCTGAGGCTGTCTCGAAGCTTAATGTGGAATTAGTGAGTTTGAAATCGGAAGAATCAGTTGAGGAATATCAAATATTAGCAACGTTAACCGGAGCGATTCATGAATCGCTTCATGAAATAGGTATTAATATTGAATGCATCAGTCAGTACGACATGATTTTTGCGAAAGCCAAGTACAGTAAAAGTACCGATGCTATTGAACCGAAGATCAATAATTATGGATATATAAAATTAATTAATAGTAAACACCCATTATTAGAAGGCAGCATTGTCCCATTGGATTTTGAAATCGGTGAAGATTATAGAAGCTTAGTCATTACAGGTCCTAATGCGGGTGGGAAAACCGTCGTATTAAAGACCATTGGAATTTTAACTTTAGCTGTCATGTCAGGGTTTCATATTATGGCAAAACAAGGAACTGAAATTGCCATCTTTGATTACGTGTTTGTTGATATTGGAGATAATCAAAGCATAGAGAATGCCCTAAGTACTTTTTCTTCTCATATGAAGAATATTTCAGAGATCATGAGTACTGCTACTAATAATACTCTGCTTTTATTCGATGAAATTGGAAGTGGAACGGAGCCGAATGAAGGTGCTGCTTTAGCAATCGCCATTTTGGAAGAGTTTTATCATATGGGATGTATTACAATTGCAACAACTCATTATGGGGAAATTAAACGGTATTCTGAAATGCACGATGACTTTATGAATGCGGCCATGTTATTTAATAGTGTCGAGTTGAAGCCGATGTATAAGTTATTAATAGGGAAATCAGGAGAGAGTAATGCACTTTGGATTTCAAGCAGGATGAATATCCGTGAAAATGTTTTGAAGCGGGCTCAATTGTATATAGAAAATAAAAATTATAACCTGGAAGCAATAAAAGAAAACAAAATAAAAAAACCAGTGCATGAAGTGAATCAGCCATTAGAGGCATATCATTATGAAATAGGTGACCGGGTAAAATTAATCAGCCAGGATGATTATGCAATCGTCTTTGAGCCAAGAGATAAATTTAATAACATTAAACTGTTCTATAAAGGTGAAGTATTGGAAGTAAATATTAAGCGGATTGAATTGGACATTAAAGCAACTCAATTATATCCTGAAGGGTATGATATAAACACCTTATTTACCAGTTATCAAGACAGAAAGCTGCAGCATGATTTGGAGAGAGGTTCGAAAAAGGCACTGCGAAAGGTTCAAAAGGAGATTAGAAATAGAAATCAAGAATAG
- a CDS encoding MerR family transcriptional regulator: MSNKVKISSSTLRYWEKKGYCSSSRNEANNYRYFDSYQYIKILLIKLT, encoded by the coding sequence ATGTCCAACAAAGTAAAAATTTCTTCTTCTACTTTACGGTATTGGGAAAAGAAAGGGTACTGTAGTTCATCGAGAAATGAAGCCAATAATTATCGTTATTTTGATTCGTATCAGTATATTAAAATTTTGTTAATAAAGCTTACTTAA
- a CDS encoding tyrosine-type recombinase/integrase, which produces MRDKERDIALISMMLGSGIRVSEIASLTFKDINLQKEQIDIIRKGNKADTVAVLPSALEDLKDYLGIRDLRYPGSKQTPYVFVSKYAGASRPLSVRAIQNLVNKYTGAFNSQEQFDSGQSLSPHKLRHSFATEWIKNGGNIILLRDQLGHNSIETTQKYTNLSSEESKKVMKDIEKSRD; this is translated from the coding sequence CTGCGAGATAAAGAAAGAGATATTGCTTTAATTAGTATGATGCTTGGCAGCGGTATTCGAGTGAGTGAAATTGCCTCATTAACATTTAAAGATATTAATTTACAAAAAGAACAAATCGATATTATTAGAAAAGGTAATAAGGCAGATACGGTAGCAGTCCTCCCTTCTGCCTTAGAGGATTTAAAAGATTATTTAGGGATTCGAGATTTAAGGTATCCTGGTTCCAAACAAACACCTTATGTTTTCGTATCGAAATATGCAGGTGCTTCAAGACCCCTCTCTGTAAGAGCAATTCAAAATTTAGTGAACAAGTATACAGGGGCCTTTAATTCACAAGAACAGTTTGATTCTGGACAATCTTTAAGCCCCCATAAATTAAGACATAGCTTTGCTACAGAATGGATTAAAAATGGCGGTAATATTATATTGTTGCGCGATCAATTGGGACATAACTCAATTGAAACAACACAAAAGTATACGAATTTATCATCCGAAGAAAGTAAAAAAGTTATGAAGGATATTGAAAAATCTAGAGATTAA
- the hepT gene encoding type VII toxin-antitoxin system HepT family RNase toxin, translated as MRNDVILHKISVIERCKKRILDVYGQNPNNLKDLTKQDSIILHIQRACQACIDLAMHIVAQKRLGLPRNSRDAFDMLQSHSVIDEDISYRMKMIVEFKNIAVKDYGNLNLDTLQQIIEQHIDDFTDFTKQILKY; from the coding sequence ATGAGAAATGACGTCATTTTACATAAGATAAGTGTAATTGAACGCTGTAAAAAACGAATTCTCGATGTGTATGGCCAAAACCCCAATAACCTAAAGGACCTTACGAAACAAGACTCAATCATCCTTCATATTCAGAGAGCTTGTCAGGCTTGTATTGATTTAGCCATGCATATCGTGGCTCAGAAGCGGCTTGGTTTACCGAGAAATAGTCGTGATGCTTTTGATATGCTTCAATCCCATTCCGTTATTGATGAGGACATTTCCTATCGCATGAAGATGATAGTAGAGTTTAAGAATATAGCTGTAAAAGATTACGGAAACCTTAATCTAGACACGTTGCAGCAAATCATCGAACAACATATAGATGATTTTACTGATTTCACTAAGCAGATTTTAAAATATTAA
- a CDS encoding MBL fold metallo-hydrolase — protein MQITQVKMLYKITFYNSRGLSVNCYLVEENEYLTLIDTAMEEHVENILRVANDIGKPINNIILTHAHHDHIGGLDSIKQQTPHSRIYISHREAPLMNGDLSLNGDEPQTPVRGIFPKKIISDIDLLLQDGERIGSLQALFTPGHTPGSMSFFDTRNKALIVGDAFQTEGGLAVAGQIRPSFPFPAKGTWSKEIALKSAQKIQSFKPPLLAVGHGEILSQPLTDISIAIAEAEQNLRQGKNN, from the coding sequence ATGCAAATTACTCAAGTGAAAATGTTATACAAGATCACATTCTACAATTCTAGAGGTTTATCTGTTAATTGTTATCTTGTCGAAGAAAATGAATACTTAACTCTTATTGATACAGCTATGGAAGAACATGTAGAAAATATTCTAAGAGTTGCAAATGATATAGGAAAACCTATAAACAATATTATTTTGACTCATGCACATCATGACCATATAGGCGGACTAGACTCGATAAAACAACAAACACCCCACAGTAGAATATATATTTCTCACAGAGAAGCACCACTCATGAATGGAGATTTATCTTTAAATGGAGATGAACCACAAACTCCAGTTCGTGGAATATTCCCTAAGAAAATCATATCGGATATAGATCTTTTGCTACAAGATGGAGAACGTATAGGTTCCTTACAAGCGTTATTTACACCAGGACACACACCCGGTTCAATGTCATTTTTTGACACGCGAAATAAAGCATTGATAGTAGGAGATGCTTTTCAAACCGAAGGAGGTCTGGCGGTGGCAGGTCAAATTAGACCATCGTTTCCATTCCCAGCCAAGGGAACGTGGAGTAAGGAGATTGCTTTAAAAAGTGCCCAAAAAATACAAAGTTTCAAACCACCTTTACTTGCTGTTGGACATGGAGAAATATTAAGTCAGCCACTTACTGATATTTCTATAGCAATAGCAGAAGCTGAGCAAAACTTAAGACAAGGGAAAAATAATTAA